The genomic window tctTCCTTAATTTTAGTATCCACTGCACCTACTTTACCCAGTAAGTATTCAagttctgaaaataaaaatttagcaTTAACTTTTcactatttattaaacaattaaaacattttatatatgttcattgacatgatttattaaataaattactaaataatgcCTAGTTTAAAATCAAGAAGaaattatattcttttatttttgcttaagacttacttattttttatacaataaagcATCACTCTCAACCATTTTAATGTTGTGAAAagttaagtataataaatagtcttgccactgtaaaattataatatgtcatatatatatacattcgCTATATTTAGCGTATCTTTTGAAACTATATgttgtttgtatttattcTTTTTCAACTGAGTGCAACCCCCATTTAAAACAAACTCGACCCCCCCAGGGGTGTGACCCTCGCTTGAGAAATGATGCAATAGAGTATAAAGTTTTTGAAAGTCAACTTATTTGAGAAGCAGTAATAAAAGTAgctataaatgtatttattacttaccaTCACAGGTCAAAGAAGTGCCTCTTAGTTCATGTGGTCCTACAAACTGCTTTTTTAAATCACCTTCAAAATACACAAAGACACTAGGCAGATTTCGTTCTGGAAAGTTCGGAATGCATGTCTGGGCAATTGCTTTCAAGAACTTTGTACATGGGTATTTTGCAGATAATTCTCTAAGGTGCTGGTTGAGCAGAGCACATTGCTGGATCCTAGAAGAGATATTATTTGTTCTCATGAAACTAAAACTTcacaaatgtttataaaaatgttttcccTGACATTGATATTAAACAGAACATTTAATATAGGAGTATGACCCtggaatataattaatatagaaaactgTACAATACTATGTACACATACCCTTgcttatataaatgtataacaaCCCAAATGCCTTCACCAGCCTTGTTTACTTCCTGTACATAATCCTGTCCTGAGATTTCTCTGACATCACCAAATTTGGGTTTCTCTgctaaaagttttaattcagCAATTCTTCTCTGCCTGTACTGCTCAATTACTGCCTCATCTTCTGAATCCTCCAGCTCATCCAAGCCATCCAGATCTAGCTCTGATAATTGTTTGTCCTctagaattaattatattttgttaataaaaatttaccacaTCTTTGTACGTGgctcaaaattaaataaattaaaacatacatacaaatagACAAATTCTATGATATGAAGGACTACATTTTCATATAGCGGCATACTTGTAACAGTTATGATATATCATTCAAATccatacatatatatgaattttactAATACTATGTAGGAGACACTGTTATAGTGAAACGAAGTcgatagtttttaatataagaaatataaacattagCAGGTGTCCATAACCTTTTCGTGATTATTAGACCGTAAAGACTTACTTTCAGCCTGTTTGTGCTGTATTGTCTGCTCAATcatattaacaatttcatcTTCTGAtatttccttttctttttGTGGCAAGATTCCTTTCGAACGTAAAACATCGTTCCACTCTGTATCTTCATTGGGATTCTGAAATACACTCTCTGAAATCTCCTATACATTACGAACAAAAAAAGTCAGTTGAAGTTTAAGCTTACCTGCATTTTTACTAGTTGTTTTTACCAGAATTTCTATataatgatatatattatcttaaccacaaatattgataaatagaagAGAATTAAGTATAACGAATAGGAATTAGGGAAGAAATTTGACACCTCTCCGTATAGGGAAGGAATATAGAAATTTCAAAATGATTGTCAGTCGAGTGATGACGTCTAACAGTTAAAATGTTGTCATTTGTATCACTTTTACGTATTGAAGTTGACAGCTGGGGTTTGAAGTAATAATTTTTGCCACTTTATTTTTTGCTCTGTTattccatttttttaatttacttttaatttttacatagcTTTATATGTAAAGGTATGCCTTTTGTTCatctttttttacaattatttgttaGATTTAATAATCTGTAATCtgtattaaaaagttatttatcaTGAATGTCATCGGTTGAAAGACAACACATTCGTTGACAAGTGGATCTGCGTCGTGTTGGAAAAATTAGGTTCTCGCTATGTTCAAAGTCAGTTcgcgaaataaataaagattggTCATGGCTGATATCGAAGAATACAAACATCAGGAATCGGATATCCATGAGGAAGAaggtaataattgttaaattatatttaagagtGCGTGTTATGACAGTGCTTGGTTCACCTTCTGCGTCGCGCCAGTTACCCTCGTGTAACTTGTGACATTGAAAATGGGTTCTTTTTATAATTGCTGCTTGGATTTTGGTGCTCACCTTCAAGAATCTAGCAGATCTAGTCTCTTCACACTTTGAGTGACTTAAAGAGTGATTGGAGGGCGCTAAGATGACGGGAGGTTTGGATAGAAGCCTTTCATCACgtaagtgtttttattatcaatctTACACAGATTGCATTTTCTTATATCAtcccaaataataattaataactactCTGCTCTTTAACCTCTCgcgtgtatttaaatatatataattatgaagGTTAACATGACCTTGCAatcaaaacataataatttgttttatatatgaaacaaagaatattttaacagAACGATTGATATTGTCTTGGCGTATCACGAATTTGATTAAACATACTTGTCACTACACACAATGGGATGTAAACAAAGGATTGTGTTACTACTGCAGTAAAGGCATAGGTTTAAGATTGCTTAAATTACTGAAAgagaaaaatacagaaatttttgtatatttggtTAAGCCTCTTTTTTAGACTCTATCAACAGTATAGgcttaaatgttatatataaatataacaatcttGCATGCTTTGCAAGATTAGTATAGTGGTAAggttaatttttcatatataacTATAACATTGATATCTAtgtaacacaaaaaatatggTGATAAAGTAAtgatattatctaatatactGCAGGTGATCAAAAACGCTTACAGTGAGCTAATGAATTTAACTTGATAAGATTATCAATATCTTTTTTTCATATGACTATACatacttaattttacattacagaatatgttgtatatcaccttattaatataatataatttcattaaaataccacTGACATTAGTGTCTTTTTAATATGATCCTATAATCCAGATATTTTAGATATTGCTGTAatgacttttttaaattaatttatattggcttgaatgaaaatgtttttatgtaacttgGCGTACAAGAAAACTTGTAACTTGCAATGTAATTGTGCATAAATTAAGCCACTTAACtgttaaatcatttatttgttttaattattaaagtatgaatgatttaacattatttttttacattttaaaattgaatattaagCAGTAAAATAcctgatttattaataatgtattaatgtaGTGCTTAGTTAGTTATTACATTCAGAAACGGACTAGAGTaggaattttcttttttatcttaaacattagaaattaaaatctaatatatatacaaataaatacttatacaaattaatcttttaaatattgttaagatTATTCTTgaaagtaacaaaaaatatgtgtattatGAATTGCttgtttcataaaaactaGTTTGGAATGGTCCTTCACCTCTCGTAAGGTCGACTTACCGTCATACGTAGCCTGTATTTATTGTTGAcgatttaaacatataacaatAATGCATTTTATTGCCGACACCGTCTATTAATTACGACAATTGGtcaataaacaatacaaaacaGGCATTGTTCGATCAATCTGTCTTTTTCTACTGAATGAATACATCCGGgtttatttgtatctttttatcatattatgaTTGTAAGGTAAAGATAAGTTTCTTGCCTGTTTTGCCTCTAGGTACGTTTTGTTGCTTAACCTTTGTGATACAAAAATAGTAGAAATATCCAGAATACAGCACACCTAGCAATACATATAttcaattacaatttacataGAGCAGAATACTTGACGAAactattgaaaaataaataaggaaatttaatttcatataattttcacTAACACTAAATACAAATGTAAGACAATGTTATAAAAGCTGCATTGTCTTTTTTCGATTAATTGATTGACacatcttaataaataatacgaaCTTTATCACCATGCGGTTGAATCAATCGACATTCTTTATCTCAATTAAGTTTTTCTGATAATTGATTGCACTTCGGATGCGCTGGATCATTGTAATTTGTTTAACAAGATATTCTGAATAAATGAACGTGAGGTTTTGTGTGAAAgttaatgatattattatcAGAGAACGTCTTTACTTCTGCGAGAAGCCAGTAAAGATGTTGATTTGAAAGATATTTCAAATCTGTCCAGGATTTGTTTCTTCATCAAATGgaattatattaacaattaatgtGTAagtattactaatattatgaaGAGGTAAAGTTAGTGTGGTTGTATGTAATCTTTGGATCACGTTATATGTGAGTCTCATAtgctaaatatattataccgataaattcaaagatttttttcgtGAAAGTCGGATTTGCAAAGTAACTCGCAGAAAAATCGGTCGAACGTAAACTTTTCTTACGAACGCTGCCTTAACCAGGAGAGATTGAGTTCTAAATAAAAGTTGTAGAGCTAGATAATGCCTACAAAAAGTCAGCGACAGCATACGTCTAACTTTTACAACAAATCCCCGCCGCATAAACCCGTTTTTCATCAATATCGAGAATTTTTCATGGTTTATGTTCCGAAACCGGAGATATCAATTGTTTTCTAGTAACTGATCTCTCTGTGAGAATAGCAAATCAGCATAGGCTTGGAAGCGGCAAATGTTAACACGTTACGTTGTTACAAACAAATTTGAGGATGTTTGTACAAATTGTTGGTTTAGTGCACATTTAAAATGGAGTCGAAGAATTccgatatattatttacttatcaACTTTATGCTGTTTgcttttaaaagtaaaaccgCAATTTACATATTGTGTcctcttttatttttacctgtttgtgatatttttacgtagtgtttatcattattttacgTTGTCaggtattataataaataataataattggctTTGTATTacggtttttataatttttagtacattaatttaaatgtctcAATTAAAACGGTACAATTCGTCGACTGTGTTCCATTTTCCATTCGGTTGATTAATTACAAACTGATTTCGACAAATGAGTGGTATTTACATTAGTAATTAATCTAGAAACCCATATATCGATTAAACgtatgaaattataaacaaaaatatatctaaagaTTACGACGATGTCATTAAAATTgaatgttttgtaaataaaatgttactcGTATGGCCTGTTAGAAAGTTATATCAGAAATGATCGCTTTCAAATGACCTGCTCCACCGATTCACATTCGATTAACACCTACAGATAGCTAACGGAACTACTGTTTGCTGCATCTAATGGGTTTTACAAACAAATGTGAACTTTTCCACATATCGCCGCTGACCCGTAATTTTCAAACGTGCATTGCTTTGAAGAGACTGGTGTGGGTGAATTAAGATGGCAGATGTGGATGGTGGATTTAAAATATGTCCAATATTAGTGGAAGACTTTTGATTCTTTTGATATGAAGACAAACTACAGATATGTTTGAATATTTAGACAATGtgcctttatttttatagacttATTGATAATGCTTTATAATTATTCCTCAAGGGCCTAAATTTTTGTGTCATGAGTGCTTCTTTTTACCAAATCCTCGTGACATAGTTGAGTACGACGGATGACCCACATCAGTATCGGTCGTTGGCCGACACGCATTTCAAGACAATGCCGTGTAATTCAATTTTACGCCTAATTAGTTCCtgtctaaataaatacaatgttCTAGAGGATTTTTTACATCGCGTGATATGAAGTTAATCTAAATCTTTGTATAGTCATGAATTGAAGAGTGAGATATTAACAATTAATCTCAAAATACTATATTACGAttcaatattatacatttgaataaattgaGATAATATATAAGAGAGATGGAAGGGAGCCACCTTATAAGAATTATCAAATTCTAAAAGATTgccaattaaaacaaaagaaagtgATTTCCGTTTTCATTCTGTAAGTTATTTACAAAGAGTGTGGAGCCAAGGGCGTTTGCAACTCGAATCGAATACAATTTGATAGCATTAGTATATAGAATAACAAGATAGCGAGTTGGCAGCGTATGTTGGggatatgttaaatatttttggctCGTGATAATGTATGCCGTGGTAGGCTACGTCTGTGAATAAATAGGAGTTAATCAGCTGTTTAGAAAGTATGTTAACGGAACTTTTGGATGCCAAAGGTTTTACTTCAGCAAATAGGAAACCAATATATGTACGAGTATATCTGGCCTATGAATATATAATCAACCAAATATAAAGTCATAAATATCTGTCTGTTTTCCCGCACAacggaaataatttttattatttcgtatTGAATTTAGCGTTTGCGCAATACTCGCGTACGcagtaataatacttttagGCATCTATTTATAGCGGCAtcattcatcatcatcatatcatctatatctatgtatattgtagaattaataataatttactttagaCTATTGAtgcatattttgttaattgttttatcaaGCAATGTAGCTATGATCCAAAGAGCTACCGACGGCTTGACTCCTGCTTCTAGAAGggattaaaaattacaacatGCCATGAGAAATGATTATTTCGAGTTGAAACTTCttcaaaacataatttgaACAATCATACATCTCGCGTATTTgcatattaagttattttccaTGCGCATAACCTGTtcattgtaaaaaatacaagccAGCTTAATCGATACAGGtgtaatttacaataaaaactgGAAAGTGAGAACAACGGCTTGTGTCTGAAGAGATTATGCCACTTGTTGAAAGATCTTATTACGACGCGTTACGCATTCCATTACAAATGtcgaaaaataatagtttctaAATTGCACACAATACGTACAATTcaaaatagttataaaaacttaattaaaattatatttatgtattccgGTGCTCTTATAacgcatttttatattacacgaTTTCAGCGCCTCGTATAACACGGGTATTTTCCCCATAGATGATGATAATTTGTACGCACAAAATTCGTTTAAAACatacttttttcttaatattcgaTTTAAATCCCCATTCACTAGGTAAGTTAAACGTGGATCATTTGTACATAAAGCGGAACCAATATATCGTGTTATGGGAGTGATTACTATAGCTCGTTTACTAGTTTTAAGAATTACACTTCTTAAATTTTGTAACGCCCTTTAAATTGACTCGTTGACGACGAAAAAGAAAGCACAGGACGTGTTTATCTAATCAACATTAATGTCTAACGACACAGTTACGTCCTCACATACTAATTGGCTTTTGAATTCTTGACACAAGACGTAAGACACCCGTAACTCTATCtaagtctaaaaacaaaagaacttCGTTTTCTTTTACCAATCTGCAATATGAAGCCGAAAGAAGAAAGCAACCGAACTGGGTACGTTGTTCTCAAAAGAGGTtttgttttaagaaaaataaaaaccagtTCTAGATTCACTAAATACCAGGTCAAATATTAACGTCATTCAGAGAAAACATTGAGTAGTCATAGTTCTGGCTCTATCCCAACCTGTCCGTGTCAATAACCGCGCCTGGAGATCGGCCAGGATACACCTGCGGTCCCATATTAATGacatatattaatgatttacgTCTGTTTAACTAGTAAATATtgatctttttaaaatatgtgagAATCGTTTCcgtaaatattatcaataaatgaGATTTGATTTTCTAGTCTTCAAATGTGACGCAGTAATCACGCATTCCTAGTGATGATTTCTTGGATAACATGTCTTATAGCTGTCTTAAATCAAATCGTCCTggaaattcttattaaaaaaatttttaagctcagttttaaaaaaagatgaagaaaatatatttttatagaatttatgAGATTTTCTTTacgttattaaatacaaaaaaaaaaaaaaaaaaaccaaattataTGGTGCTTGATTCCGGCTCTTTAATAGAACTGAATTTGAATCGACCATGGTTGATAGAAATTCGATATGAACCTGCTCTCTCAGCTCTGGGTCAGATGTTAATAACTTCTTTACGGacaatattaaactttattcTCCTATGATAAGACATACATTGCACTGTAGTGTGATAAGAAGCTCAGCTTCCATGATTAATTTACAATCACTTCCTGTCAATCATCTTTCGTTTCACATTCTATGAGCATAGAATTCCGAGAATTATATAATGGAAAGGCTTATGACAGACATGTagggataaatttaaaaaataaatcctttTTTCCATGTTTAGTTGTTAGGTATAAGGATATTAAGttaccttttttatataattataaataccaGTTATTGCCAATACAGAATTTATGTATATCGATAAGCGGTATATGGAGCTCACATAACGGCTTGGAAATgagatacatataaataatttaaaccattattttattttatatatttatttattgaagttctCCACATAATGCTTtgtctacagtatatgttacaaaaaattacaaaaatagaaatataataaaaatactagagtAATCTTTTGCTTATTgttcaacaaaaaataaaacattatagacTATAACCAGTGCGCTAAATAGAAACCATAGAGATCTTTTATATTCTCATTATTATAGATCGATATAATCCTTGTTGATTTTATCGTTAACCTTAGGTATGAGTTTTTCAAGCGATCTTATTTACAGGTGATCAAGTGATTGGCAGACTTAACTTGCAGATCAACCATAAACAtataaaagatctaattgataTAGAAGATTGTAAGTGCTTGATACATTGTTTGTTCTAAAGTGCTTATTGTATGCTTTAAATGCTCATAatcctaaaaaaatacatatttttgctTCGACTGGTGATTCCATAGCTAGCGCTCGAATTGGCAAAACGCTTTCACTCAAAACGAACGtaaaatgtgtaaaaattaataactaatatgaaaataataaatcagtggtgctacaacccttttaggtctgggcctcagatttctgtttcatgatgatttgtcaatttaatacaagtaggtgatcagcctcctttgcctgacaaacgccgtcgactttttgagtctaacgcaaaccggtttcctcacgatgttttccttcaccgtttgagtgttgttaaatgcgcacatagaatgaaaatCCATTGATGAACAGTCAgaaatcgaacctacgacctcagggattagagtagcacgctgaagccactaggcctacACTTCTCTACTAAACTCACTACTctaacaaataatttagattttgtaTATAAGTATCAGATGTAGTTGATTATAACTCCGGCGCTTATAGGAAAacgattaataaatacattcttTGCGATAACTTTATATCCTATATTAAATTAGACCAGTTTATGCGTATCACGTAACATACAAGGGAACTGAAccataatgttaattaaaaggaaacaataaaataattgtaacaaGATTTTTGAAATCGAATAGATTTCGTTCGTTTTGTTATGTTTGGCGTCACAACTCAGTCGGATTATAATATCTTGCTAAACTGTAAATATAAGTGCTAATgaaattttagtatattagAGCTTTTAAACAACATGTAACAGATACTGCTCAGTTAGATCTAGTAATGGTATGTGCTTTAGGCACCGCAGTTTGGTTTGATTTGtcttagtttaattattttgcacgatgatataatgtattaaatgtactttttatttaagccCGTGACAACGTTACGAGTGCAAAGATATCTGGTATcaacaaatgaaaatatatacattgaaCCCTCGTTTAGGATCAATACTCGTTTctccttaaaaaaatatttaagtttattttcctACAGATTGCTTTGTATAAatcctataataatataactatagTATGTAACTAAAATTTTGTACAGGTTTATTCCGATGACCTTCCAAACAAGCTTTTGTGTAGGACTTAAGCAAGTTACATTCGCTTGAGTGTCGATTATGAACAAGTTGAAGGTTGCAATAACAAACGAATGTATATAATCCTTGCGAAAGTGATTTTTAAGCAATTAagttatagatataaaaaaataacttcataatatatttcgtGGCTTAATACAGAATATATTCCGGTTCGTCTACaggaacaataattattgaattcagttttacacaattttcgagatatatgtattatgtggCTTATTGTTAGTTCATATAGTCTAGGAAATCTGACGgttcatattttgtaaatgCTTGATGTTGGGAAAAGAATGACGCTGAAATATTTTGTCCTGACAAATGCTCTCTATctaaatttaagtttcttgATACCCCAGGCATCCCATTATTCCATTTGTCCCTCCTTTCCCTAGAACGCGTTTTGGTCAAAGctcaccgatgtccagattaagcattctgataaatgAGCTAGGATATCCATAGTAGCTCCCCTCACActataaaatcgatttttgtttagttttttgtaattatatttttttttaatagtaattgtttttttttaattaatatttttatgatctctacatgtatgtcatgtttgcctttaagtgcttgtcatATTAAAAGTTGTATTTGGTTGTTTTACCAATATATCAGTGTGCCGTGCGTTGGCAAGCTAAAGCTAgcttttatcaattaaaaaatgctTTGTTGGCCAAGCATCGGGAATCCTACAATTCCTGTATCATTTCTGACGTCTATTGTTCTTGAAAATGTATATCTAATTATTGTGTGTgggtttagtttttatgaaacttattattttttgtttaaccaAAGAACTATCAGCTCTTTCGAATGACCTTTGCAAATgctgttaataaataagcCATTGATTAATCGTGTTAAAAGATTGAACAATTCTTACAAATGTTTTTCTAATGATTGTTCAACGTCATGTAACTAATGCAAATATGAATATTGCCATTTCACACGAATATCAGGTAATTGCTTGATTCATTCGAGTGCGTCAAGACACCTGTGGCTTATATATTATCCTACTGATAAAGGTTTATTAGTGATTCGTTGTTTTTGCTAAAAAACATTTCACttcacaaaatattacatcaaaTATCgaagttaattttttgtgcCTTGAACCTAGGACTGCAATTGAACTGAATTTCAGTAGACgagtaaaaatacaaaatataactgagtttgataaaattaaaggTTCGCTGTGACCGTGAGAGCGGAACAAATAAAACTTTCGCACAACGTTGAGGATATTTTGAGTATTCAGCAATTGTAATGTCATAAGAGTATTTCGCATTGCATAATAGCTCCTAAAAACAGCTTCTATAATTATTggttaggtttttctgtgtgtTCTGCTCGAAGGTCACTAATTCAATTTTCGGGGACGTAATTGGTGTTTAGAAAAACAGAACCAGTTAAACAGACACCAAAATGTCGCCGTGCTCACAATGAAATGCTCACGTGATTTCTGTTTAATTTGCCCTAAACCTTGAGTCGTAGTGATTGCATCCTCTACGCTTATTTGTTAACGCTATTGTTGTCTATGCGAATAAACCCTATAATTAACTCCTTGCTCGGAGTAGCTAAGCATAAAACTTCAGCTTAATCCGCCTCATTCAATGGTTTTAAATAAAGGCTTTCTATAACAAAATTAGCATATACAATATGATGGAATAGGACCTTACCACGAGCCTATGAGTTCAAATTGAGTTATTATAGCTTTGTATAGATATGCCCTTAATTTTCAGTTTCAGAAAAGCCATCGCCGGCTAGCAAAGGTCCACACGGCGTGCAAGTGGTGAACACAGGTCCGGACCATACATTCGTTCTTGATGAAGATGCTTTAGCCGAGTTGCTGCTGCAGGATGACATCAAGGACAGATCCGTTGTCGTCATATCTGTGGCTGGCGCTTTTAGGAAGGGCAAATCTTTCTTATTAGACTTCTTTCTACGGTATATGCACCACAAGGtgagtttgttttaataacgaATTCGGGTTAAAGGAAACTCTAACTTAAAGGTTTTAAGAGCCATTGTTTTGTTGATATCACTCTAAGTATGGGACGGGTTGCTCAGTTTGTAAgcgtatattatattagaaagTCACTTCACATTGTAACatcagattttttaatatttgcatttataaatcattcttgaatttaaatgtaataaaaataattatcagtatttttaatgtgtaaCTCTGTATGTAAAACAGTCTTTTGCTCAACACgattgataattaaagcacTTGAAAcgtcatattatatattaaatcttattatataaataaataggaaaatttcaaaaaaaaatttgaacgataaaagttttttaaataattttaatttccctATACCTTTCTCATAAATGTCTTTTCAATATTACAGTATGGTTCCGGCGGCGGTGGGGATTGGCTGGGGTCTGACGATGAACCTCTCGGCGGGTTCAGCTGGCGAGGTGGCTCCGAACGGGATACCACCGGCATACTCATGTGGTCTGAGATTTTCAAAGCCACACTGGATGATGGCGAGGAGGTaatcatttgtttaaataagtCTAGAATATGGTGATAGTTTTGGGATTATTTATAGCT from Pieris napi chromosome 12, ilPieNapi1.2, whole genome shotgun sequence includes these protein-coding regions:
- the LOC125054443 gene encoding viral IAP-associated factor homolog: MQNPNEDTEWNDVLRSKGILPQKEKEISEDEIVNMIEQTIQHKQAEKDKQLSELDLDGLDELEDSEDEAVIEQYRQRRIAELKLLAEKPKFGDVREISGQDYVQEVNKAGEGIWVVIHLYKQGIQQCALLNQHLRELSAKYPCTKFLKAIAQTCIPNFPERNLPSVFVYFEGDLKKQFVGPHELRGTSLTCDELEYLLGKVGAVDTKIKEDPRPKIKDKLFEDLGNNDW